The Streptomyces sp. DG1A-41 genomic sequence TGACGCGCCGGCCGGAGACGAGGCGGTGCAGGGACACCGGCCCGATGAGCGCCCCGGTCGCGCAGGCGCCGAGGACGACCGTCAGGAGGTAGATCGCCTGGTCCGTGTCGGTCAGGTCGTCGTATTTCTCGGTGAACACCACTGTGAGCAGAAAACCGAACAGGATCTGCACGCCCATCTGGGCCACGCGGACTTCCTGGATGAGCTCCTGCCACATCCGGTCCGCTCTCTCCTCCTCCGTCTCGTTGCGCCCCCGGCGCCTCGGCGCGCCCTCTGCCGTGTCCGCCACTGTTCCTCCCCGGTGTGAGACGTGAGTGCTTCTCTCACGCGGGTTCCCCGTAAGCGGCCGTCGTCCCGGCCTCGTGGCGGTTTGAGCGGTCAGCGGACGGTTACACGGACGGCGACTGACGCACAGCCCGAGGAGGTCGTGGACGCATGTCCGGTACGCAGCTCACCGTCACGCTCAGCGGCGGGGGCACCGACGACGCACGAGCGGTCGTCCGGGCCCTGGAAGGCACGTTCGGGGCGCCGGACGAGCTGCCCGCCGACGAGAACGCGACGGTGCACACGGCGACCTTCGACGGCGGCACGGACGCGAGTCCCGCCGGGAGCGCCGGGGCGGGCGCCGAGCGCCTGTCCGCCCCGGTGACCGTCACGGTGCAGG encodes the following:
- a CDS encoding DUF6328 family protein, giving the protein MWQELIQEVRVAQMGVQILFGFLLTVVFTEKYDDLTDTDQAIYLLTVVLGACATGALIGPVSLHRLVSGRRVKPQAVRLASRLTLLGLVLLLATMTASLLLILRVATHDGFVPYLVAGVVAWYLLCWFVLPLWTRHRHTSK